One part of the Humulus lupulus chromosome 9, drHumLupu1.1, whole genome shotgun sequence genome encodes these proteins:
- the LOC133800052 gene encoding uncharacterized protein LOC133800052 translates to MAPPEIIGDPYYQIVTGDIDNTIRLGEGSDSFFVIHLFAKFSRHPLTSSEPNFTNWMVDNSMEDSVCSDTIVFLSRQTLMANENNHAKVIIDEMLGEAYLHPSIFFLSDKIIDYTRKMWNEEDFNFCVKVDVHVFVYDLPPQHDSGIDGDVDSEDYMDNMTINFVAASEQSIERLEKVLIKDEQIVCSICFENVHVGLEATKLPCTHTYHEKCIVQWLQTSKFCPMCRFEIVFKNHFYICYTNFNMY, encoded by the coding sequence ATGGCTCCTCCTGAAATTATAGGTGATCCATACTACCAAATAGTAAcaggtgatattgataacaccatcAGACTAGGGGAAGGTTCTGATTCTTTCTTTGTTATTCACCTGTTCGCAAAATTTTCACGACATCCACTAACTAGTAGCGAACCAAATTTTACAAATTGGATGGTCGATAACAGCATGGAAGACTCTGTTTGTAGCGATACTATTGTATTTCTTTCAAGACAAACATTGATGGCCAATGAAAATAATCATGCCAAAGTTATCATTGACGAGATGCTCGGTGAGGCTTATCTCCATCcttctatattttttctttcagaTAAAATTATTGATTACACTCGAAAGATGTGGAACGAAGAGGATTTTAATTTCTGTGTAAAAGTGGATGTTCATGTTTTTGTTTATGATCTTCCTCCACAACACGATTCTGGCATTGATGGTGATGTTGATAGTGAGGATTATATGGATAATATGACTATTAATTTCGTGGCGGCAAGCGAGCAATCCATTGAAAGATTGGAGAAAGTTTTGATTAAAGATGAACAAATTGTATGTTCTATTTGCTTTGAGAATGTTCATGTTGGTTTGGAAGCTACAAAGTTACCTTGCACACACACATATCATGAGAAATGTATTGTTCAGTGGCTACAAACTAGTAAATTTTGTCCAATGTGTCGATTTGAGATagtttttaaaaatcatttttatatttgttaCACAAATTTCAACATGTATTAA